Below is a genomic region from Venturia canescens isolate UGA chromosome 1, ASM1945775v1, whole genome shotgun sequence.
CGATCCAAAAGTTCAGTAGCCATTTTAACATTTTGTTCCGAGTCACAAGCCAATTTACTCAATGCTCCAAAGATATCGGTGAACAGAGGCAAAACAGCTCCTCTTGCTATTTTGACAACATTGTAAAGGCTTTCGCAAGCGTAATATCGTACATTAACATCAGGATCACAAAAACACGCCAATATCGGATGTATCAAGTCTTCGGTGTATTGACCTGTTTCTTTACCAAGTCCGACTGCGATAGCAGCCAAACCAATGAGACCCCCTTTCCTTGTGTGAGGATTTTGTGATGTTGCAAAATCTTGACCAAGTACTTTCAACAATCGTTTTATCTGCACGGTATTATTTCGAGCTGCGAACTCCTTAACCATTCTGTCAAATGGATTGTTGTTATCGTCGTTTTACATAACCTCGATCTCGATCATACATAACCTATAACTCACTTTTCTATCTCTACTGCAGCGGGCTTTCTTTTCTCGTACATTTTGTCACTGAGGGACCTTACGCATGCCGCACTCAGCGGTGCATAATCCCTCTCGGATATCATTGTCGTtcttgttttgttttctttttacaatttaacaaTGAAAAAGTGACAGCCAAACTTGAAAATAGTATAAGATAAAAACATTCCAGATTACATGACAGGAAGACGCAGTGGGGAGGAACCCTGGGAGGAACGATGGGCAAGACAAGGATGGGAAATGGGAAAAGCGAAAGGATAACATCCTCCTCCTCAGATTGGTCACTGAACTCAAAGCTTCTGAATTTGACCACCTGACAGCATTATGCCCGTTTTGTCCAACGTTAATCTCTGaatttaaactcggttcatcctatctcgaaactatatgaaaaaaattgaactgagtttgaacgGCGTTGGAGAAAATGGCCATTAATAGCGTTAATAACGCTAACCTCtgttttctccgacgcggttcaaactcagttcaatttttttcatacagtttcgagataggatgaaccgagtttaaactcagattaacgttggaaAAAACGGGCATTACGTTATCAGCGTCCAAGTATAGTTCCAAATATGTTAACACAGATGTGGCTACGGTTGTTTTCCTCGATAAAGAAATAAGGATACGACAACAGGGATTCTCAACTTTGTTGACAGTCGAGTAAAGACACAGTTACATCTTTACCAGAAACATTTCAACCAAAATTTGATTGCACAACTACCACATATCAACTCTGCAGAACATTCTATTCGTAAATCTATAAATCGCAACGActgtatcatgaaaataaataatatgaaaatattatatctaacggttcattatttgaaaaaaatacttccatGAAATATTCAAACGTCATCCTGACATTCACGTGTTTTGATCATTCAATCGGCAGAATGTCTACATTTGTAATATGAAaagcatttttcatatttcgcgcactcatatttaaaaaaaaaaatcgttggtgtagTTACTCACGGTTACAGGAACGGGTctcgatcttcttcctacCTTTTTCTCCCGCGATCCTTGCGATCTCCGTTTTCCTCGACGATCCTCACCCTCTCCGTCTTCCTCCACGATCCTTTCGCTCTCCCTCTGCCTATACGATTCTCTTATCCTGCTCCATGGTTCTGATCATAAAGAACTTTCCACACAttttcaacacacttttcttccaatgttttttcgtcctcccATGTTTGGAATTTATGATTTCACCTTTAACTTTTGTTATCACTTTACCGTATCGCAGAAAATCGTAATCGCGATTCATTATCACAAAGTTATATTTCCGCTggtctttttttcgagaacgaacttgggtttttattcaccaaaaatttaactttataccgacgcgagagaaaaaattcgttatttaattgtacgaccgatcgaatacgaaaattattaacataaacgaaaaaaatatccctATTTTCAGGGAGGGCTCTTCTTTGCCTACTCTTCCCTAGGTTTTTTACCCCAAAAACCCGTTTTTGCGCAAATGGATAAGCCAATATGTCGAGTAACAGAAACAATTGTAGTGACAAAACCTGTACCACCGTTTCATAGAGAATCGAGTGTGCCCGCATGCGTGCACGCGTGGTCGGTTGCTCGCGTCCTATTGTTAGCATTTGATTAGTGAAAACTATTCGTAATGCTGTACATAGCTGCGGTTATACGCGTTGCGTGCATTGCTTAGCGTGCAGCGTTTGCAACTCCGACTTATCTGCATGGAATCTTGCCTGCGCGACTTCAAAGTGATACAGAAACTGTATCGAGCTCGGAACTGTGTCAAACTATCCGCTATGGAGTAGATTTACTGACTGTCCGTCTTCGCTTGCCGACAACCCCATGGCTTTAGGACCGTGCGTTAGgtgctttgctttgcgttgcgttgctcGGGGTATGCTTGCATCTTAGCTCGCTTGCGGACACGCGCGCGTGCGAGCATACACAAGACTCTCGAAGCTATGTTACAGGCGTCACCAAACTCTTTCTGTTACTGGCCCTTGCctcgatactatttttcacgaattaccaaaattttatcaataatcattcatgtgcaaattttgtaataataataacatcgaGTGCAAGGCCTTCCCTATCAGCTTATCTATAGTtgcgtcaaaaaaaggaatctcagaaattaaagaaaaataatgtatattgacaaggagcgaatcattattttttattaaatttcaactttaataTTCGCTACGTTGTGTTTTCGTGTcttttatcgattcgcacgatcttaagttcttttattttgtaatttagatGACCGATCAGTTGCTTCAGCGAGATTGAATTTACtcttaaaattatgaaataactgtTAAAATTACAATcattgataaaattatgaccgctaccaatttttattggtttctattttatttgtttatcgattgattgaaaaaaattaaatcgtaaaaaaagattattttagtcattcaGGATAAAGTAGGATTCCACGCGTCGTATTTCGTGCCCCGTTTTCTCAATGCACTGGAATGTACAATGCGTAGCGATAACAGCGCACTCACATTTCACGGCAGTCCTCACCCTACGCCCGTCGGGCGGTGAGTGAAGCGAAAAGCGAAACGTGTTGTGCCTCTCTCCTGTCTCCTGTCCAGCCCTCGGGCCGGAGCTCCCCCTCCCTGTGCGCGCCGAGGAGCGGCGTGAGTGAAGCGAATCATGTTGCGCCTGCGCCTCTCCCCTGTCTCGAGCTCCGCCCGGTGTCCGCCCGTCTCCCCTCTCTCCCGCTGGCTGACCGAACGCCTCTATCCCCACTCCGCTCTGCTACTACGACACGCTGGCTATAGCGAATAGTCCAAACACGACCAAGCGTAAACGCGTGAAACGTAAACACGtgaagaacgaaaacaaaccgaacgaattatccaaAATCCATTCGTAAATATTCACCGATTACATAATTGCCATAATTATCAATACACAAAACTGTATGTACCGAaccgttgaataaattatgatcatccattaaaattatacattatttGAGGCGctctaatatttatatattaaggtatttttatcaaattttaattaatatttttttatttttaacctgGAAAACTACTTCACCAAAAAAAGTGAGGTAGTGACGTAATAAGAAAACGGCCAtaatggccgttttctccgacgcggttcaaactcagttcatttttttaaatatagtgtcgagataggatgaaccgaCTTTAAACTCGGATTAAGGTGATCTATCAGCACTTgcgcgagtgcgagagagataactGCAAAATGGTTGCACGGTTTACTCGGACacccttgattttttgagaaaaataaaagttacaccttgttctctgataaaatgagaatagcgtgtaactcatattttctttcaaatatcaagctactcggaataaaccgtgcaacaggatttttaccgactgaacaagtGATAGAGCACCTTAACATCAgagaaaacggccattagCGTTATTAAGGTGATCTATCAgctgttcagtcggtaaaaatcctgctgcACGTTTAATTCCGAGTAGGTTGatgtttgaaagaaaatatgagttaaacgCTATTCTCATTCTATTAGAGAACACggtgtaacttttatttttcttaaaaaatcaaggatgtccgagtaaaacgtgtaaccattttgcaactatctctctcgcactcacgcaagCACCACGcaagtgatagatcaccttaacgctattaacgctgtcagcgtccaagtaGAATGTACCCGTGGTGTATGTGTTCGACTCTCATATCCATATagcaaaattttgcaaaaaaaaattcatgtgctCTGCGGgtaaaaagttaaaaatacAATTACCGACATCCTAAAAATCATCTAGACGAAAGTGGACGATCAAAATCAAATGAGTTCCTCATCTCTGGCCTTTGGCTGCATGTGAATGTTGTCATGGCCGCATGCACTCTTCTTTTCCTGAGGAAGAGTTTTACGGTTAGCGGTAagcgataataataatattgtatATTCAGAGGAAATAAAGATCGCAAAACATAACTCATCACCAAGTGTATAATTGACGTAAAGACATTATTTGCGAATATCAAATGTTATCGGTTAATTTTAACGTATTTCGATCAATATAATTGTCGGTGAATTTTCTACTGCGTGACAATTCTTCCCAGTTTCGTCATTGAGCCTTAAACCGATGAGTTTCGTAATATTGCGCTGTTGACAGtaatcgaataaatgaaatGCTGAATTCCGAGGAAGAAGAGCAAACATCGAAGAGTCAACTTTTCGTCATTAAGCTCGGTGAATTATTGGATGCTGGACTAATAGACGAAGCTGAAAACCTTTTTGAGCAAGTTGATGCTCAAGGCGACTTGGCCGAAAGTTTGTGGGAAATAGTTCCTGCGCTTGCAAGCCGCCTGGCTTTGATCAATGGAATTAATAATCGTGAAGCAACCGCAACATGCGAAAAGTTTTTGGAAGTTCTATCTACAAAGTGCAATCCAAAAGAAACTCTCTTGTTACTCGTTGAACAACTTGAAGCGTCTGAAGATGAAGTAAGTTTTCGAAGTCTTCTCAAGCCCCTCGGTATCTCTCTACTCCGTGCAGGACCTGAACGGTTGATCGACTGGTGCGTCAGAAGTATCAAACATTATGTTCAGAATCTTCCTTTTCCGGAGAATGAAAAACCTCTTGATAATGGTGGAGAGAATCAGAAAGAAAAAGATCCTACAGTTACAAGACTTTCTCTCGATTATGATGCAATATTGTCATTCCTCAAGCCAGTTATCCAGCAATCTTTGCTCTCTGGTACAAGCAAtataaaaactaaaaatcatCTGCTCCACTTGCatctttcactttttggtgCTCCATATTGTTATCTGTCGGAGAAGCAGAAGAAAACATGCGATACAGAATCCAACATCTCCATGTTCGAAACAGCTCTTtcacaaattttattattgatagGAGATTTCCTAAAATATCATGCCATAATAGATTTTCGAAGTCGTGGAAGACGGAAAAAGATTACTCAAGAcaaagacgaagaagaaggaaGTACAATAACAAAGATTCTTCGTGGTGAACACAACGTTTCTAATTTAGCATGGGCTAATTATTATTACTACGTTTTTAATACTCACTTTGGTGTAAATAATATTCCTCACGTTTACAATTACCTGTATCTCATGCCAGGTATCTTCTATCTTGCAAATGTATTTCTGAATCAAGCACAATATATCCTGGTGAGAAAAGGGTTGAAAACCACGGAAGCTATTCTCTCTCGCATCGAGGAGCAATCAGTCGGTCACGAAGTACTCGAAATCCCAGTTTATCATGATCTTTTTGCTGGTCTCTCTAGAGTTATGGTTTATTGTGACTCGGACGAAGATCGGAAATTTGCTCTCAAAATGTTTCATCGTTAcatcaacattttcaattatCGTGCGCGTTATCTCGTTATATTGGATCTATACGAAACAGCAAATCATTCGGGGATTTTCTCGTTGCTCACGAGCATCACAAAACAATCGATAATTCATTGTCTGGAGATGAAGTGGGATTACTTTTCCGCTGATAAACTCGAACGTCTTATGAAAAGGATTTGTAATTTGCCAAACGGGGCTGCGTCCGACCTCGTCGAAATTTCTGACGAAATCATCGGTGCACTCAATCTCGTCAGATTTTTGGTACTCAGAGATCGACACAACGAGACCGGCATATGGAAAATCTTAGAAAATCTGGAGAAAAATTATCTCGTGCCTCTTCGTGAGGGAATCGAACTCGCTCGCGCCCACTGGTTGATCAAAATCAAGGATCTTGAGGAACAGAATAAAAGCACTTGTACATCGAACAACGTTGAACCCCCTAAATACGATGTCAGTATCCACGTTGGTGGACAAATTTTACCGAAAATGCCACTTAcacaaaaaatcacattttgtCGACAAGCTATCAACGCACTTGACGTCATGGAAAGCCTTCTCGTGAGAGTCAATGAATGCGTTGAGGAAAAATCAGCCAGAAAAATTGGATCAAATAACTAAACTTTGTAATAATACATTTCTGGTtaaccaaaatgaaaaaaaagcgcAACTGTAAGatcgacgaaaataaacaatttttttatcaactaaTGCATTACTTGTTTCTACTTCAATCAAAATGAAAGCGCACGAAATTGGCGGGAAATCAATTAGTTATTGATCGACACTCGCAATTTTACACACAAAGATAAAAACCTGCACAACAACATATTGAAATCTAATTATCACgagtttttttaaaacctcaaaaaaatttctacataTATCAAATATGTAGCATACTATGGGAGAAAAATGTGAGAATTCGATGCACAAAAGAATAATTGTTTcacgaaacattttttgatgcaataaTCGATGTATGAGTACACAAATTCGAACGgaaatcaaacgaaaaattgaatgcttACTGTACATTTGAACAGAATAACTTTTACTATCtccacaaaaaaattgattcgtaTATTTGGTCCATgagctcaataaaaaaatatttcactttCCAAAAATATTCCGAAATTCGTTGTAATAGAAAACCGTAGTCGAATATAATTAAATATTCACAGGATCGTTGAcagcagaaaaaaagaaagattcCAGAAGATGAGTAACGAGCCTCGTGTCTTGATTTCCGCAGGTGTTAGAAGCTTGTGGACTTCCAGGGCGCTGCTCGCGGTGCAAGGAAACAAGGAAAATGGACTTGGCAAAGATGAAAAACCCTTGGGTAACGAGAACGATGAGGATTACGAAaagagtattaaaaaaaaaatactcagtGCCTccttgaattttgtgaatgaaTATGGATGGAGCCAGCAAGCAATAAGTGCCGGTAATTTTGtatatcgttattttcaatattcttctGTCAAAAAAATCTAGAAATGATTgatcacaatttttcaagaatcaATAAGAAGGttcagaatttttcttcaatttttcatgccCAATATTAATTCACGGATTTATTTCGAAGGCGCCGAATCGGTGGGGTACCCAGGAATAATTCACGGCATGTTTCCGAACGGTGGTGCCGAATTGGTGCAACATTTTTATGCAAATTGCAACGCTGAATTGAATAAGATCCTCAAAGCAGAGGCTCTCGCTATCGAGGCTGACCcttcgacgaagaaaaaaactccaGAGGCCCAAGTACGAGATGCACTTGAAAAACGCTTGAGAATGGTGATTCCTTACAAAACTACGTGGCCACAAGCGCTTGGGCTGATGGCTTTGCCACCTAACGTTCCAACGTCACTTGCTAATCTTCTAACTCTTGTCGACGATATTTGTTATTACGCAGGCGATCGTTCCGTCGACGTAAGTCGTTTTCAGCACAC
It encodes:
- the LOC122419460 gene encoding glomulin-like, which codes for MLNSEEEEQTSKSQLFVIKLGELLDAGLIDEAENLFEQVDAQGDLAESLWEIVPALASRLALINGINNREATATCEKFLEVLSTKCNPKETLLLLVEQLEASEDEVSFRSLLKPLGISLLRAGPERLIDWCVRSIKHYVQNLPFPENEKPLDNGGENQKEKDPTVTRLSLDYDAILSFLKPVIQQSLLSGTSNIKTKNHLLHLHLSLFGAPYCYLSEKQKKTCDTESNISMFETALSQILLLIGDFLKYHAIIDFRSRGRRKKITQDKDEEEGSTITKILRGEHNVSNLAWANYYYYVFNTHFGVNNIPHVYNYLYLMPGIFYLANVFLNQAQYILVRKGLKTTEAILSRIEEQSVGHEVLEIPVYHDLFAGLSRVMVYCDSDEDRKFALKMFHRYINIFNYRARYLVILDLYETANHSGIFSLLTSITKQSIIHCLEMKWDYFSADKLERLMKRICNLPNGAASDLVEISDEIIGALNLVRFLVLRDRHNETGIWKILENLEKNYLVPLREGIELARAHWLIKIKDLEEQNKSTCTSNNVEPPKYDVSIHVGGQILPKMPLTQKITFCVRSLWTSRALLAVQGNKENGLGKDEKPLGNENDEDYEKSIKKKILSASLNFVNEYGWSQQAISAGAESVGYPGIIHGMFPNGGAELVQHFYANCNAELNKILKAEALAIEADPSTKKKTPEAQVRDALEKRLRMVIPYKTTWPQALGLMALPPNVPTSLANLLTLVDDICYYAGDRSVDFNWYTRRVVLAGIYKTTELYLLQDSSEDHMKTWEFMERRIEDAVQINRVVSVTSDLPPPDQALSRATEAASAAFITARNILGLNWNR